The proteins below come from a single Mya arenaria isolate MELC-2E11 chromosome 8, ASM2691426v1 genomic window:
- the LOC128245083 gene encoding putative phosphatidylglycerol/phosphatidylinositol transfer protein DDB_G0278295 has protein sequence MYRKVFKTMCNITCRKACMILVGLFFLLTFTSYMLFFNHGAPEEIMTANKGNKHPKFRHYAERDAKHMDELEKDIAAEEKKAIEYWDNFIQKNNFVSIGEIYDNCDEKDRMMVGRTILIPDVRWGGLKGVTSRTFINITLDEDLEGGRFYLEVKYNGNDLFARNWELCNLDEDYGDERQIYCPFASKDYSFVKDRQIPKYLPKGRYETKGWITDQNDQVAICGFADFTL, from the exons ATGTATCGGAAAGTCTTTAAGACAATGTGTAACATAACGTGTAGGAAGGCCTGCATGATTCTCGTCGGGTTGTTCTTCCTATTAACATTCACAAGTTATATGCTTTTCTTTAACCATGGAGCTCCAGAAGAAATAATGACAGCTAACAAGGGGAACAAACACCCTAAGTTCCGGCATTACGCTGAGCGGGACGCTAAACACATGGACGAGCTGGAGAAAGACATTGCTGCTGAAGAGAAGAAAGCTATAGAATATTGGGACAACTTTATTCAGAAGAATAATTTTGTGTCTATAGGGGAGATTTATGACAATTGTG ATGAGAAGGACCGTATGATGGTGGGACGGACGATTCTTATACCTGACGTCAGATGGGGAGGATTGAAGGGTGTGACGTCACGCACGTTCATTAACATAACATTGG ACGAAGATCTGGAAGGTGGTCGGTTCTACCTCGAGGTGAAATACAACGGGAATGATTTATTTGCCCGCAACTGGGAATTATGCAACCTCGACGAGGATTATGGGGATGAAAGGCAGATATACTGCCCCTTCGCATCAAAGGATTATTCGTTCGTAAAAGATCGACAAATCCCAAAATATCTGCCGAAG GGTCGGTACGAGACGAAAGGTTGGATTACGGACCAAAATGACCAGGTTGCCATCTGTGGATTTGCTGACTTCACGCTCTGA
- the LOC128245086 gene encoding putative phosphatidylglycerol/phosphatidylinositol transfer protein DDB_G0278295, whose translation MVGRTILITDVRPAGLYGVTARSFVNITLDEDLEGGRSYLEVKYNGNDLLARNWELCNLDEDYGDEWQIYCPFSSGEYSFVKECQIPTYLPRGRYETTVWITDQNDKVVICGFSNFTL comes from the exons ATGGTAGGAAGGACGATATTGATAACTGATGTTAGACCGGCAGGACTGTATGGTGTAACGGCCCGCTCGTTCGTTAACATAACACTGG ACGAAGATCTGGAAGGTGGTCGGTCCTACCTCGAGGTGAAATACAACGGGAATGATTTACTTGCCCGCAACTGGGAATTATGCAACCTCGACGAGGATTATGGGGATGAATGGCAGATATACTGCCCGTTTTCATCAGGGGAATATTCGTTTGTGAAAGAATGTCAAATCCCCACATATCTTCCAAGG GGCCGATACGAGACAACGGTTTGGATAACGGACCAAAATGACAAGGTGGTCATCTGTGGATTTTCTAACTTTACACTTTGA